From Saccharibacillus brassicae:
GCTTTTTGGTAGGTAACGCTTCGTGCCGGCTTGCGGGAGCGGCGGCGGCCGATTCGACGGCCGTTACCCGTCGGTGCGCAGCACTTTGGCCCGCGGCGGCTCCGGTTCGCCATGCAGCGCCCTGCCGTACAGCTCGACCAACCGCCGTCCGACGGCGTCGAGGTCGAGGCCGAGCGCAAGCTCGCGGCCATTACCCGTCAGATCCGGCAGCGTGCGCTGCGTGATCCCGCGTATGCCGCGCTCGAACGTCTCCAGGCTCCGCGCTTTGTACACGGTCTCGCCGTCGCGCAGCCAATCCGCATAGATCGGCAGATCGCGCACGAGGACCGGAATTTCGGCGGCCAGCGCTTCCAGCAGCACGATGCCTTCCGTCTCCTCGTGCGTGGCGAACAGAAACAGGTCGCTGCCGCAGTAGGCGTCGCGCAGTTCGGTCCGGTTCACGTAGCCGGGAAAATGCAGGTTCGGCAGCTTCGTCTCGACGGCTTGGCGAATCTTCGGCGGGATCATGTACAGCGGCGTATGGCCGAACCAGTAAAATTCGTGATCCGGCATGCGGCGGGCCAGTTCCACGAAGTCCAGCACGCCTTTGCGCTCGATGTAATGGCCGACCGACAAAATGACTTTGGTGTCGGCTGCGAGTCCGTACCGCTCGCGGAACCGGAGTCCGGCTTCGGCGTCCGGCGCGAAGAAGGCACTGTCCACCCCGTTCGACAAGCTGACGATCGGGCCGGTCAGGCCGTACCCGAGCAGCAGGCCTCGGGCATAGTCGGTCGGCGTGATCAGCAGGTCGGCGCTGCGGTAGCAGCGCATGATCCAGCGCTTGAACAAGGGAGCGGCCAGATTGGAGCCGATAAACGAATTGCGGAAGTCTTCCATCGTGGAATGGGCATGGTACACGACCTTTTTGCCCTGCCGCTTCGCTCTTCGCGCCATGCGCAGCGAGTCGGGGAAAATGGTGTTCAGATGGACGACGTCGTAGTCTTCCCGTTCGTCCATCGTGTACGCGACGCCGAGCCTTTCCAGCGCTTCGCGCTGATGGCGCACGGCTTCGCCGACCCCGCTTCGGCTGACCGTATCGAGCGATCCGGCATAGAGCAGTATTTTCATATTCGTTGTCCTTCCCTTCTTCACGTTCAAGCCATCCCGAACAATCCGGCGGCCCACGTAATCGCCGCGCTCAGGCCGAAGCTGTAGGCGGCGATCGCCAGCGGCTTGCCGAGCAGGATAATCGTCGTGAAGCGGCGCAGCGTCATCTTCGTCGTTCCGGCAAGGTAGCAGAGGAAATCGTCCGGCGCAACCGGCATGAAGATGCCGACGGCGAACAAATTATTGAAGCGCCGGCCTTCCGTCCAGTGTTTGTATTTGGCGAGCAGCTTCGGACTGAACATGCTGTCCAGAATCGGGCGGCCGTATCTTCGCGCCAGCAGGAACGCCGCAAGCGAGCCGAGGCAGATGCCGACGTAATTGTAGAGGAATCCGGCCAGCGGCCCAAAGATCAGAATGCCGCCGACGCAGCCGATACCGCCGGGCAGAATCGGGATGACGACCTGCACGGCCTGGAAGACGACGAAGATCAGCGGAGCCCAGACGCCAAACCCCGTCAGAAAAGCTTCCAGCGAAGCCTGGGAACTGAATAAGCCCGCATAGAATCCGTAAACGATGCAGGCCGCGCAGGCGGCCAGGCCCGCGGCGGTCGTGGCGTTCATCATGTAGCGCATCGAGGAAGACTTCAAAATCGTTCCCTCCGATCTGTCAGTATGGAATCCGTAAGCCGCCGGGTGATCCGGCTGTTGGGCTGTCCGCCTGCCAAGGCTTGGATGGCCTTTATTTGAGAGCCGCCATCAGAGGCGCCCGGCCGGCCGCCGGGCTGTAACTCGCGGCAGCCCGGAGATAGATCTGCTCCGCGCTGTCGCCGAAAGCGGAAGACGAGTAGCGTTCCAGCGCAAGCTTGCGGGCGTTCTCGCCGAGCTCCGCCAGCAGTCCCGGCCGATCGAGCGCCGTCGCGAGCGACGCTTCGAACTGCTCGAACGTCTCGTACTGCCAACCGTTGACGCCGCTGTCGACGACGCCGTTGAGGCAGTCATCCCGGCGGCACAGCACCGGCACGCCGGAAGCCATCGCTTCGATGTAGGTCAAGCCCTGCGTCTCGCTGTTCGAAGCGCTGACGAACAGGTCGCCCAGCTTGTAATAATTCGCGACTTGTTCCGGCTGGACCATGCCCGCGAACACGATCCGCTCGCGCAAGCCGAGCTCGTCCGCGCGCCGTTCCAGCGCCTGCCGGTTCGGGCCGTCCCCGACGATCAGCAGCTTCAGCCGCGGATGGGGACAGCGCGAGACGAAGCGCAGGATTTCTTCGAGATTTTTCTCTTTGGCTAACCGTCCGACAGACACCAGTACCCGATCTTCTTCGGACAGACCGAGGCTTTTTCTAAGAAGCAGGCGACGTTCCGCAGGCAGTTCGGCCTGAAACTGGCTCAGGTCCACGCCGGTCGGCACGACCTGGATATCGCCGGGCACGCCGTAACTTTCCAGTAGACTGCGGACTTTCTGCGTAGGGGCGACGACGCTCTCCACATGCTTCAGCGTGCGGCGGGTAAACAGCGCGACCGCCGCGCGTCCCCACGTGCGGCTGGGCGAGAAATAATGGGTGTAGTCTTCGTACACCGTATGGTACGTATGAACGATCGGGATCTTCAGCGCTCCCGCTATGTATCTGGCCATGCGGAACGTACTGAATTCGCACTGCGAATGAATAACGTCCGGTTTCCAGTCGAGCAGCTCGCGCAGCTCTCTTCGATGTACGCGCAGCGCCGTGCGAACGCCCGGGTAGAGCGCGCCCACGGAGCCGATATGGGTGACGCCGCCTTCGGTGAACGAACGGCCGTCCGGCGACAGGGTCAGGATGCGAACCTCGTGCCCGTTCTTCTCCAGTTCGTTTTGCAAATTGACCACCGAGGTAACGACGCCGTTGATGATCGGTCGGTAACATTCGGTCGTAATCAAAATTTTCATACCTGTCCCTCGATTTCGATAGAATTTTGATCGGTGGGAATGCGGATTCTGTTATTGTAAGCTCTATGTTTAAAATACATTCGAATTGCAGATTAAACAATGCTAAACAATTGTTAACAAACTTCCGCTTTGGATCGTGCCGCTGCTTCATGGACGCCGGGGAACGATCCAGGCCCTGCATCGAATGCCGCGCGGGAGTGTCTATGGGGATTACGTGCTCCCGCGCTCGGCGTTTCGCCCAATCGCGCGCGAGGACATAAATAGTCGGGACGCCTCTTCCAAAAACAAGTATACCCGTTACGCGAAGGCTTCACGAACGAACCGATTCCATGCGAAAAGGCCGAAGCGGCCGGCTTCGGCTTTTGCGTTAAATCGGCGGCTCCTGCCGACTGTTCCAACCGGAGAGCTTCAGCACCCGCGCGATGTTCTCGCACGTCCGGGCCACGTTCTCCGGGCCGGCGGCCAGCAGGTCGGGCAGCCGCGCGGCGCCCGGCACGATGCCGAACACCGCGTCGATCCCTTCGTCGTACAGGCTCTCGATCCCGTCGCCGACGAAGCCGGCGATCGCGATCACTTTTTTGCCGGCCCGGCGGGAAGCCCGGGCGACGCCGTACGGCGTTTTGCCGAATCGGGTCTGGACATCGATCCCGCCTTCGCCGGTGAACACGAGATCGGCTTCAGCCGCTTGGCGCTCGAACCGGTTATAATCGAGCACGATGTCGACGCCGCGGCGCAGCTCGGACCGGGTGAACGCGAGCAGTCCCGCGCCGAGGCCGCCGGCCGCGCCCGCTCCCGGCACGTCGCGGACGTCGCGGCCAAGCTGCTGCGCGATCACGTCGGCGTAACGGGACAGATTGGCGTCGAGCGTCTTGACCATACCCGGCGTGGCGCCTTTTTGCGGGCCGAACACATGCGAAGCGCCCTGCGCGCCGCACAGCGGATTAGTCACGTCGCAGGCGACGACGATTTCGACCTGCCCGAGCCGGGGATCGAGTCCCGACGTATCGATCGACCGCAGCTCGGCCAGACCGCCGCCGCCGCGGCGAAGCTCCTGCCCGTTCGCATCCCGAAATTTCACGCCGAGCGCTTCGGCCATGCCCGCTCCCCCGTCGTTGGTGGCGCTGCCGCCGAGGCCGATCAGAATCTTCCGCACGCCGAAGTCCAGACAGGCGCGGATCAGTTCGCCCGTGCCGTAACTGGTCGCGATGAGCGGATTTTTCGTATGCTCGTCGACAAAATGAATCCCGCTTGCCGACGCCATCTCGATCGCCGCCGTCTGCCCGTCGCCGAGCAGGCCAAAGCTTGCCGTCACCGGCGCACCGAGCGGACCCGTCACTTCCCGCTCGTGCAGCGTGCCGCCCGACGCGTCGACCAGCGACTGCACCGTGCCTTCGCCGCCGTCCGCCATCGGAAGGTGGATATAGCGGGCGTCCGGGTAGACCCGGCGCAGCCCCGTCTCCATCGCGAGGCAGACTTCTTTGGCTGTCATGCTTCCCTTAAAAGAATCCGGCGCAAGCAGAAACGTATGGCCGTGCATGGAATCACGCTCCGTTCTCGATCCTGAATTCGGTCATGCCGGGGATACCGGTCAGTTCAGGCGGTAGACCGCGAACGGTTCGCCGGAGCGGAACGGCTCGCTGATCTCGTCGAGCTTCGCCAGCAGCTCCGCGTCCGGCTGCAGCCGGACGCTCTCCAGATTGTCTTCCACCTGCTGCGGACGCGTCGCGCCGACGATCACGGTCGAGACGGCCGGGCGGCGCAGCAGCCACGATAGCGACAGCGTGCTCGGCGTAGTCGACGCTTCCGCCGCAAGCGCGGACACGTCGCGCCCCAACCGCACATACCGTTCGTGCAGAAAGCGCCGGAAATTGGGATCGGTCTCGGCACGGGAACCGGCCGGAGCCGGCGTACCTTCGCCGTATTTGCCGCTCAGAATGCCGCCCGCAAGCGGGAAATACGGAATGACGCCCACGCCCTGATCGAGACACATCGGGATCAGTTCGCGCTCCGGCGTACGGTCCGCCAGCGAATAGCTCGTCTGGCTCGATATGTAGCGGACGAAGCCTTCCCGCTCGCTGATGCCGAGCGCCTTCATGAATTCCCACGCGGCATAATTCGAAGCGCCGACGTAGCGCACTTTGCCGGAGGAGACGAAGTCGTCCAGCGCGCGCAGCGTCTCTTCGAGCGGCGTATCCGGGTCGAACGTATGGATCTGGTACAAGTCGATATGATCGGTGCGCAGGCGCCGGAGGCTGTCTTCCAGTTCCCTTTGCAGATGGCGGCGCGACGAACCGCGCTCGTTCGGGCCTTCGCCGCGCGGCAGGCCGGCTTTGGTCGTGAGCACGACCTGGTCGCGGCGTCCTTCAAGCGCCCTGCCGATGATGCGTTCCGATTCCGTGCCGGCATAAATATTGGCCGTATC
This genomic window contains:
- a CDS encoding glycerate kinase, giving the protein MHGHTFLLAPDSFKGSMTAKEVCLAMETGLRRVYPDARYIHLPMADGGEGTVQSLVDASGGTLHEREVTGPLGAPVTASFGLLGDGQTAAIEMASASGIHFVDEHTKNPLIATSYGTGELIRACLDFGVRKILIGLGGSATNDGGAGMAEALGVKFRDANGQELRRGGGGLAELRSIDTSGLDPRLGQVEIVVACDVTNPLCGAQGASHVFGPQKGATPGMVKTLDANLSRYADVIAQQLGRDVRDVPGAGAAGGLGAGLLAFTRSELRRGVDIVLDYNRFERQAAEADLVFTGEGGIDVQTRFGKTPYGVARASRRAGKKVIAIAGFVGDGIESLYDEGIDAVFGIVPGAARLPDLLAAGPENVARTCENIARVLKLSGWNSRQEPPI
- a CDS encoding TVP38/TMEM64 family protein, coding for MKSSSMRYMMNATTAAGLAACAACIVYGFYAGLFSSQASLEAFLTGFGVWAPLIFVVFQAVQVVIPILPGGIGCVGGILIFGPLAGFLYNYVGICLGSLAAFLLARRYGRPILDSMFSPKLLAKYKHWTEGRRFNNLFAVGIFMPVAPDDFLCYLAGTTKMTLRRFTTIILLGKPLAIAAYSFGLSAAITWAAGLFGMA
- a CDS encoding glycosyltransferase family 4 protein; this encodes MKILITTECYRPIINGVVTSVVNLQNELEKNGHEVRILTLSPDGRSFTEGGVTHIGSVGALYPGVRTALRVHRRELRELLDWKPDVIHSQCEFSTFRMARYIAGALKIPIVHTYHTVYEDYTHYFSPSRTWGRAAVALFTRRTLKHVESVVAPTQKVRSLLESYGVPGDIQVVPTGVDLSQFQAELPAERRLLLRKSLGLSEEDRVLVSVGRLAKEKNLEEILRFVSRCPHPRLKLLIVGDGPNRQALERRADELGLRERIVFAGMVQPEQVANYYKLGDLFVSASNSETQGLTYIEAMASGVPVLCRRDDCLNGVVDSGVNGWQYETFEQFEASLATALDRPGLLAELGENARKLALERYSSSAFGDSAEQIYLRAAASYSPAAGRAPLMAALK
- a CDS encoding aldo/keto reductase codes for the protein MKLNRLGRSGLYVSELGLGTNAFGKRADEETSIRVIHAALDGGINFLDTANIYAGTESERIIGRALEGRRDQVVLTTKAGLPRGEGPNERGSSRRHLQRELEDSLRRLRTDHIDLYQIHTFDPDTPLEETLRALDDFVSSGKVRYVGASNYAAWEFMKALGISEREGFVRYISSQTSYSLADRTPERELIPMCLDQGVGVIPYFPLAGGILSGKYGEGTPAPAGSRAETDPNFRRFLHERYVRLGRDVSALAAEASTTPSTLSLSWLLRRPAVSTVIVGATRPQQVEDNLESVRLQPDAELLAKLDEISEPFRSGEPFAVYRLN
- a CDS encoding glycosyltransferase family 4 protein, with protein sequence MKILLYAGSLDTVSRSGVGEAVRHQREALERLGVAYTMDEREDYDVVHLNTIFPDSLRMARRAKRQGKKVVYHAHSTMEDFRNSFIGSNLAAPLFKRWIMRCYRSADLLITPTDYARGLLLGYGLTGPIVSLSNGVDSAFFAPDAEAGLRFRERYGLAADTKVILSVGHYIERKGVLDFVELARRMPDHEFYWFGHTPLYMIPPKIRQAVETKLPNLHFPGYVNRTELRDAYCGSDLFLFATHEETEGIVLLEALAAEIPVLVRDLPIYADWLRDGETVYKARSLETFERGIRGITQRTLPDLTGNGRELALGLDLDAVGRRLVELYGRALHGEPEPPRAKVLRTDG